From a region of the Alnus glutinosa chromosome 1, dhAlnGlut1.1, whole genome shotgun sequence genome:
- the LOC133857347 gene encoding protein DEFECTIVE IN MERISTEM SILENCING 3-like isoform X2, with amino-acid sequence MQVDQNETSIVVRDEMQNGGFAHAETIIYHSKKLQDDLHMLGTKIKEHEDNIKFLKSQKNKLADSILDLQVKYHSSSTPTNEHENYSQLQTGVQTTEQILQHEKSAAGILCQLKTRHGTQASHLPLTKDVLGIVATLGKVDDDNLSRLFAEYLGVESMLAIVCKTYEGVKALETYDNEGCINTSSGLHGLGTSIGRALDGRFLVICLENLIPYAGGFVADDPQRRLDLIKPRLPNGECPPGFLGFAVNMISVDNTNLFCLTASGYGLRETLFYSLFSRLQVYRTRAEMLLALPCISDGALSLDGGMIRSTGVFSLGNREDIDVKFPKPSVTSTLAENNIEAEKQVMETKWKKEKVLEDIKRAEALLHAAKFNFDKKKQEFLTFLAETSSYATQHQIQGSTR; translated from the exons ATGCAAGTTGATCAGAATGAGACCAGTATAGTTGTGAGGGATGAAATGCAAAATGGAGGATTTGCGCATGCAGAAACGATCATATACCATTCGAAG AAACTTCAGGATGATCTACATATGCTAGGGACGAAAATAAAAGAGCACGAGGACAACATAAAATTTCTGAAGTCTCAAAAAAACAAGTTAGCTGACTCCATTCTTGATTTGCAAG TCAAGTATCATTCTTCAAGCACTCCTACAAATGAACATGAGAACTACTCCCAACTTCAGACTGGGGTGCAAACAACTGAACAGATTCTACAACATGAAAAATCTGCTGCTGGCATTTTGTGTCAATTGAAAACACGGCATGGTACTCAGGCTTCTCATCTCCCGTTGACCAAGGATGTGCTGGGTATTGTTGCTACACTTGGAAAAGTAGATGATGATAATCTTAGCAG GCTTTTTGCAGAGTACTTAGGAGTGGAGTCCATGCTGGCGATTGTCTGTAAGACTTACGAAGGTGTTAAAGCTCTAGAAACATATGACAATGAAGGATGCATAAATACAAGTTCTGGTCTTCATGGGCTTGGAACTTCCATTGGGAGGGCTTTGGATGGCCGGTTTCTCGTAATTTGTCTCGAAAATTTAAT ACCATATGCGGGTGGGTTTGTAGCTGATGACCCACAAAGAAGGCTTGATCTTATAAAGCCAAGATTACCTAACGGGGAGTGTCCACCTGGGTTTCTTGGGTTTGCTGTGAATATGATCAGTGTCGACAACACAAACTTATTTTGTCTCACAGCCAGCGGGTATGGCCTCAGGGAGACGCTATTTTATAGTCTCTTCTCTCGTCTGCAAGTATATAGAACAAGGGCTGAAATGTTACTTGCTCTTCCTTGTATAAGTGATGGAGCCCTTTCTTTAGATGGAGGGATGATTAGGAGTACTGGTGTTTTTTCCCTGGGAAATCG GGAGGATATAGATGTGAAATTCCCAAAGCCCTCGGTGACATCAACTCTAGCTGAAAACAACATTGAAGCTGAGAAGCAGGTCATGGAGACgaaatggaaaaaagaaaaggtgctGGAAGATATCAAGAGAGCAGAAGCATTGTTGCATGCTGCGAAgttcaattttgataaaaagaagcAAGAGTTTCTCACGTTCCTTGCTGAAACCTCATCGTATGCAACTCAG CATCAAATTCAAGGCAGCACCAGATAG
- the LOC133857347 gene encoding protein DEFECTIVE IN MERISTEM SILENCING 3-like isoform X1, which translates to MFQPNNQLAIQKAISIKDSSTLMQVDQNETSIVVRDEMQNGGFAHAETIIYHSKKLQDDLHMLGTKIKEHEDNIKFLKSQKNKLADSILDLQVKYHSSSTPTNEHENYSQLQTGVQTTEQILQHEKSAAGILCQLKTRHGTQASHLPLTKDVLGIVATLGKVDDDNLSRLFAEYLGVESMLAIVCKTYEGVKALETYDNEGCINTSSGLHGLGTSIGRALDGRFLVICLENLIPYAGGFVADDPQRRLDLIKPRLPNGECPPGFLGFAVNMISVDNTNLFCLTASGYGLRETLFYSLFSRLQVYRTRAEMLLALPCISDGALSLDGGMIRSTGVFSLGNREDIDVKFPKPSVTSTLAENNIEAEKQVMETKWKKEKVLEDIKRAEALLHAAKFNFDKKKQEFLTFLAETSSYATQHQIQGSTR; encoded by the exons ATGTTTCAACCGAATAACCAG CTTGCAATTCAGAAGGCAATATCCATCAAAGATTCATCAACACTGATGCAAGTTGATCAGAATGAGACCAGTATAGTTGTGAGGGATGAAATGCAAAATGGAGGATTTGCGCATGCAGAAACGATCATATACCATTCGAAG AAACTTCAGGATGATCTACATATGCTAGGGACGAAAATAAAAGAGCACGAGGACAACATAAAATTTCTGAAGTCTCAAAAAAACAAGTTAGCTGACTCCATTCTTGATTTGCAAG TCAAGTATCATTCTTCAAGCACTCCTACAAATGAACATGAGAACTACTCCCAACTTCAGACTGGGGTGCAAACAACTGAACAGATTCTACAACATGAAAAATCTGCTGCTGGCATTTTGTGTCAATTGAAAACACGGCATGGTACTCAGGCTTCTCATCTCCCGTTGACCAAGGATGTGCTGGGTATTGTTGCTACACTTGGAAAAGTAGATGATGATAATCTTAGCAG GCTTTTTGCAGAGTACTTAGGAGTGGAGTCCATGCTGGCGATTGTCTGTAAGACTTACGAAGGTGTTAAAGCTCTAGAAACATATGACAATGAAGGATGCATAAATACAAGTTCTGGTCTTCATGGGCTTGGAACTTCCATTGGGAGGGCTTTGGATGGCCGGTTTCTCGTAATTTGTCTCGAAAATTTAAT ACCATATGCGGGTGGGTTTGTAGCTGATGACCCACAAAGAAGGCTTGATCTTATAAAGCCAAGATTACCTAACGGGGAGTGTCCACCTGGGTTTCTTGGGTTTGCTGTGAATATGATCAGTGTCGACAACACAAACTTATTTTGTCTCACAGCCAGCGGGTATGGCCTCAGGGAGACGCTATTTTATAGTCTCTTCTCTCGTCTGCAAGTATATAGAACAAGGGCTGAAATGTTACTTGCTCTTCCTTGTATAAGTGATGGAGCCCTTTCTTTAGATGGAGGGATGATTAGGAGTACTGGTGTTTTTTCCCTGGGAAATCG GGAGGATATAGATGTGAAATTCCCAAAGCCCTCGGTGACATCAACTCTAGCTGAAAACAACATTGAAGCTGAGAAGCAGGTCATGGAGACgaaatggaaaaaagaaaaggtgctGGAAGATATCAAGAGAGCAGAAGCATTGTTGCATGCTGCGAAgttcaattttgataaaaagaagcAAGAGTTTCTCACGTTCCTTGCTGAAACCTCATCGTATGCAACTCAG CATCAAATTCAAGGCAGCACCAGATAG
- the LOC133857347 gene encoding protein DEFECTIVE IN MERISTEM SILENCING 3-like isoform X3 — protein MFQPNNQLAIQKAISIKDSSTLMQVDQNETSIVVRDEMQNGGFAHAETIIYHSKKLQDDLHMLGTKIKEHEDNIKFLKSQKNKLADSILDLQVKYHSSSTPTNEHENYSQLQTGVQTTEQILQHEKSAAGILCQLKTRHGTQASHLPLTKDVLGIVATLGKVDDDNLSRLFAEYLGVESMLAIVCKTYEGVKALETYDNEGCINTSSGLHGLGTSIGRALDGRFLVICLENLIPYAGGFVADDPQRRLDLIKPRLPNGECPPGFLGFAVNMISVDNTNLFCLTASGYGLRETLFYSLFSRLQVYRTRAEMLLALPCISDGALSLDGGMIRSTGVFSLGNR, from the exons ATGTTTCAACCGAATAACCAG CTTGCAATTCAGAAGGCAATATCCATCAAAGATTCATCAACACTGATGCAAGTTGATCAGAATGAGACCAGTATAGTTGTGAGGGATGAAATGCAAAATGGAGGATTTGCGCATGCAGAAACGATCATATACCATTCGAAG AAACTTCAGGATGATCTACATATGCTAGGGACGAAAATAAAAGAGCACGAGGACAACATAAAATTTCTGAAGTCTCAAAAAAACAAGTTAGCTGACTCCATTCTTGATTTGCAAG TCAAGTATCATTCTTCAAGCACTCCTACAAATGAACATGAGAACTACTCCCAACTTCAGACTGGGGTGCAAACAACTGAACAGATTCTACAACATGAAAAATCTGCTGCTGGCATTTTGTGTCAATTGAAAACACGGCATGGTACTCAGGCTTCTCATCTCCCGTTGACCAAGGATGTGCTGGGTATTGTTGCTACACTTGGAAAAGTAGATGATGATAATCTTAGCAG GCTTTTTGCAGAGTACTTAGGAGTGGAGTCCATGCTGGCGATTGTCTGTAAGACTTACGAAGGTGTTAAAGCTCTAGAAACATATGACAATGAAGGATGCATAAATACAAGTTCTGGTCTTCATGGGCTTGGAACTTCCATTGGGAGGGCTTTGGATGGCCGGTTTCTCGTAATTTGTCTCGAAAATTTAAT ACCATATGCGGGTGGGTTTGTAGCTGATGACCCACAAAGAAGGCTTGATCTTATAAAGCCAAGATTACCTAACGGGGAGTGTCCACCTGGGTTTCTTGGGTTTGCTGTGAATATGATCAGTGTCGACAACACAAACTTATTTTGTCTCACAGCCAGCGGGTATGGCCTCAGGGAGACGCTATTTTATAGTCTCTTCTCTCGTCTGCAAGTATATAGAACAAGGGCTGAAATGTTACTTGCTCTTCCTTGTATAAGTGATGGAGCCCTTTCTTTAGATGGAGGGATGATTAGGAGTACTGGTGTTTTTTCCCTGGGAAATCG GTAA